GGAATAATTAGGATTCCGGGGAAGACTAGACAAAATGGAAAAAAAATTAGATAAGACTGGGAAATATCGCACTTACATCGGTTGGTAGAGATCCCGCTGAGAAATCTGGGACTCGAGGGGTCTGCCAGATTCTACTCCGTCGGTGATCAACATATCTCACAATTTTCACACGGAAATAAAATCTTACCTCTTTAGGAAAAAGAGTACAATAGAGACCCACATAACACACATCACAAGGAAAAACACCTCACTATCGATAGGAAAAGGAACATAGACCCGTTAAGTTGGAGACTTGGTAGAACAACCATCCGCGTCTGGCCACCCTTTTTCGTGGAGACTAAATATATTATTTTGTTTCCTAAATGCATAAGATAGTCCCTTTTTGGGGGGAAAGTACTTAAAAAATCAGGCGGACGTGATGAACATATCATTTTGGGTGTTGCCTACTAAATATCTCTAGAAATTTGTTGTGCCCAATTGCATTTGATATTTCCGGGCCTATCAAAGTTTTAGCAaatcacatacacacacatatgTTAGTCTACCTTTCTTTAGAATATAGCACGTCTCTGTTCTGAAGGACTCTAAAGACAAAGCATGTTCCACATTCAAGTGGCAACAGACATTTCGTCGTTGACATTATCCCATACTACTAGGGGCGAAGCTAGAAATTGTAGCTATAGGGTTCACTCATGGGGATTACCTAATCGAGCATTGCTTGCCCAAACCTGTTCTAGCGACACCATTTTCATGCCCGTCTGCAAGGACAAAAAAAATCTTATCTCTGTCCCCATCCTGGTTATCCATCCCCGTGGGAACCCATTTTTGGTGGCTGGGTTAGGGGGTTTTGTGAGCCTTGGGCCGATCAAAGTGTTTTAGTCACGGCGGCTAGAACCAAGCCGGCTATAAAATTTGGGTAAGACATGCATGATTAGCTAGGGGCTAATGattttgggggcccatgtgttagGCGTTCATCGGTAAGACAGGTACTGGTTGTCCTATGCTACTAGAATATTACATTTAACTAGTAGAACGCCCATGCATTGTCACGGGCTAGCAAAATATGTGTACAAAGAAAAATGTCATGTGACATGATGCATAGACTATTCACATGAGATGGTATCTCATGGTCTTGAAGTGGTAGATAAATGCATCTCATCGTCATCCTCTTCCTTCCGTCTTCTCGACGCGACACTCTACTTCCTTCCATGATCCTTTATCTCTGTTTTCTCTTCCCAGCCTCTGCCTCACACAATAGTATTAAGTGTCTAGTCCAACTTTGGTTGGCCATCCCTAATAAAGATAATGAAAAGGGCAACCAAATGTATGGCGAGAGATGAAAATTAACGGCTATATCTGATACTATGCAATCATTTTTCAAGATAAACTCTTTGTAGCTTCTATCAAGATTGTCACACGGGCACATTTCACACACTAAAATGTGATGGTACTTCAATTATACAATACAATATTCAAATGCGGCTCTAGTCATCAACCTCGCACGGGCTTTCTCCAAAAATACATTTATATTGAAACATAATTCTCTTTGTAGCAACTTTAAAAAAATGGAAATAAATGTTGTGCAAAAAATGCTAGAAATACTGGATATCATCTCAACAGGACACATTTTCGTTCTTTCATGAATTGGATTATCAATGAGAGCGAACTGGCCTACATGTTCTGCCCAACTTATTGATCCATTTCTATTTACAATAATGGGAAAAACAAAGAAGCATATTTGACAGTGAAATATGTGATATGCATGTTTGTCTTCTCCTATATATCATACCATAAAATATGGGTCACAAACTTCATTTGTACTAAATTTTAATAGGAGAGATTCCTCGAACAAAGAATAGTATGTCTTTCTTGATATGATCATCCCTTCTAAGGTAATATTGCAAGGTGCACAACATCTTGTAAGTTCCAGAAACACATATGGAGATCTTCAAAAATTCAAACCTTCGAAGCAGCTCCACTGTCTAAATTCTAATTCCTGGGAAACTCAAAAGATAAAGTAATGCTGACATGCTAGTGAAGAGCAGGGATGGAGCTCCCGGTAGGGCGAGGCAGGACACTCGCCCTACCTTGATTTTGTGCGCAACGTGTTGTATAGGTACAGATGGTCTGGGCCTACGTACGTGAAGTCCTGATCTCTAAGAAAATATgaggagaaaaagaaagggccTGGCTGGTTACGGGAGCCAAGCAGTTttcagcccaacatgatattttggGATCACCAGACAACCTACTCGATCTTACAACATGACCCACATTAAAGTACATAAACATAAATTTTACATAGTAGTGTCAAACAAGCATTTTACAAAGGACAGTCAAAACAATGGTAGGCAAGTTCAAATTAAACAGATCAAATTTGCATCAGAATAACCAGGTTCACCACAACActctttcaaattatttttcctATGATGTGGCTAAAATATTCCATACGCCTGCTGGAATAATAAATAACCAGGAATTCCCATCATATGCCAGTAGGTCCAATTAAAAAGTTACTCAATAGTGTGTGCCCGTTCTGTGTATAAGTTGGATATGTGTAAATCTAAAAATCTCTAGTACTAAAAAACTTTGTTCTGCCATTATTCACCTTACAACTTTGTTCTGTCGTAGACCGCGATTtgtcaaaacaaaacaaaaaacttCGTAGACTGTACACATAGGGCCCCTTTGTCACAATATCTTCCATCTTGCTGCCAGCACCAAAGGAAAATTCGATTAGGAAAATATCATAGAAACGTATGTATGTATTACATGCATGGGTCTAGCTTTTAACATCTAACTGCATTATTTAACATGTTGTCCTTGTCTCATTTAGAGAGCACATGGAATAGCAGGGAAGAAGAGGTTAGAGACTAACCTTTAGTCGGAGGTTGGGCTCCTCAAATTCAGCATCCGACATGATGGCCTTCTGCTCATCAGCGCCTTAGAACATGGATAAATTAAAGAGCAATCAAATTAACAATAAGTGCTCGATTGGTCGAGTGATTCAGCGTACTTAGCATGACGACGTGGCTCCCTTCCCACGTGATGGCCTTCTAGTCATAGTAGAATGACTGAACACATATTGAAGATTACTGGTATCACAGCAGTATGTCAATTAAGTTGCTATAAGAGCAATCTAGACATGAAGTGGCTAATCGGAAGTAGTACGTATTTGCAAGGCTCTGAAAAAAAGTCATGCTCCGCGTCCCTAATAGGCGGTCCTGCGCTACTGCACCTGGCCAGCTGCGCACGCCAGAAACCTAATCCATTCTGTCAGCATGAAGATCAAAGAAACAATGAATAGGCGACAAAACTGACAGTGCAAAATTAGATTGAGCAGCTGATGTGTGAACATTGCTAGTCGATTCCATGTTTCTGAAGTGACGCTCCCATAGTCCAATTGTTGAATCTGATCTGGACAAATGAACTCCACAGACCACAGGATGTTCCCATGTGAGATCTTGGCGGACATCGGTGTCGTCCACACCATCACCGCCTCGTGACCCTAGAGCTGACTCCCGCGATCCTGTCCGGGATTGGTGGTGACGGCGGCGAGCAAGCGGGAGAGTGGCAGCGACCGTGTGCGAGTGGTAGGGTGGCGGCGCAGTCCATCGGCCGCCACGTCTATGGGTCAGTCGTCGCCGCGGTGAGGTGAGCAAAGGACTAGAAAGGTGTCGCGATctagatttttttttcttttgggacTGGGTCATGATGTAGATGTAGGAGAGGTCAGAGAGGAGGGGAGAACCTTGGCTATTGTGTTGGTAAGTGTGGGAAGGCCATAACGTACCATTATGGAGGAGTTCAATGATAAATCATCATTCACCAATTTTCCTTTAATAGTAGAAGACTTGGTTGCTAGGAAAGGTAAGGATCGATGCATTCGGAAAGTTAAGATTTTAGCATTGATTGTCATGAAACTGGATTTTATTGTTTGGTAACGTGCTATCGGTTCCTACCCATTTGAAAAGTGGCTAGTTAAGAAAAAATTTATTAGACCATGAAAAAACCAATGTGAAGGAGTGGTGGTGGGAGGTGAGacgaaaaaaccggacgaaaaaaaacCGTAGATGTAATcctaccaactgctccattaggagtagagataggACATGAACAAGAGGGGCGAGATGTGGATGTGATTTGATACCTTCAATTTATACTGCAATTCTCGGCCTGCTGAGTACACGTACTGTCGTGCCTTCTGCATAGATCGATGGGAGCATACGCATCACATTTAGTTGTGGCATTTTTTCAGGTTTTGGCAACTATTAGTGGGATTTTGGTTATGTATTCATGTTATATATTTTTAAGGGACTATGAGGCTTCTGGCTGCAGGTGCATTTTATGTTTGATTGGTCCAATCATGAGTTTCTATTGGGTTCATAAAAAATGACTACCTATATACATGTATGTGCAACAAAAAGATCGTTGGGTTCCTCTGAACCCAATGGCTGTATGCTAGCTCCGCCCCTGCGTACTACATCATGTTAATCCATTATCACAAGCATCATAAGTAATGATACAAATAATATATAAATCCTCTCCTTAACTATCTTTTTGGAACGGCACAAGGAAGCATTCTATGCTAGCTCCGCCCCTGCGTAATCTTTGTTGCCATTGCGTAGATGAAGCCCCGGGGTCTGAACCAGCGGGTAACTGCAAAAGGTGTAGCCAACATAGCTAGTAGTTCATCCTATTTCAACTCCCGAATACCTGAACTAGTATCACAGTACAGCAACACTGAAGCGCAGCAGCGAGTTTGTAGGATTGTATGCAACATTCCAAGACAACAATGTGATATTTGTCAGGCACATTGCGATGGAACCAGGCCAAAATGTTCCATGCCAGCAAGGCTAGTTGCTTGCAAGCCATGCAACATGAGCCAGTAGTTTTGCAGTGGCTGAAGTGATTGGGGTGGGTGTGAATGGGTGGTGCTCGCGTAGCAGTTCAGCAACTGCCGAAGTACGTACATACTCGATTAAGAAGAGGATTGTTCGTGTAGCAGTTCTGCAATTGTGGGTGTCGTTGGAACATACTCGGCTTGGTCGGTTCTGTGTATGCGGTTCTTCCCAAGTTTGTTGTTTTGTTAGTTGGCGTAGCATATACTGTGCGCTAGTCTACCTTCTTAAGAATCAGTACTTCATCCCTTGAACCATGTGGTTCTTCTTATACCAGATGGGATGCAACGACCATCAAACTGAATCACATTTACACTTCAAATTTTTTACTACTAAAGATAGTCTACAGCAACCATAGAACTGAAGCGTGAATTTTTATTGCACTATAAGAAAGTATGATCTTGATTTGAGATCTTCAAATATTCATGATGTGTACCCGTTACACCAACCTCCAACCCCGTTCTGTAAATATAAGGATGTGATATCTTTATCTTTAGCTCGATATATATATCCATCTAGTTGTCGTATGGTCTTCTTCATGTAGCCTTCTGCGGTTCCTCCTACGCTATCTACCAAATGTCGAGAATTAAGAGGAAAAAGATGAAGCAATGACCCTTAGGATCTTTGAGCTACACACATAGCATCTTGGGAATAGTAGGCATCCAGGAACAAGTTCACTGATGCGGTGTTATAATTGTTGTGATTGACCTAATTACGGCCACTGCAAAAGGAACCATAGCTAGACAGATGGTTGCTCGTGGAGGATGCAGCGTTTCTGGAGGACAGCCAGAGTTGCGTGTCGAGAAGACTTGAAGAACTCGCGCGACCTGACTTGTTGTTAGCTATGCTAATTTTCTTCATCCAGAAAGTTTTCGGCTTGTTCGCTGTATTTTGTCATGAGACGATCCCTGTTGTTTATTCTTTCATAAGACATCAATGTACAAACAAAACAGCCCATGTAAATTTAGGCAAATTAGAACATAAAATTAGATAAATAATAAGACGTACCACCAATAGCAGAGCATGGACAACATACACAATGATGGAGGAGACATGAAAGCGGAGCAGCACGCTACCTCACAAAACCTTGTTTAGTGTGTGCGCCCATGCCAGAAACAACCTGGGAGTCGCCCTCCCCATCCCATTGCATTGGCATGCCTCTATTCGGCACTTGGATGATTGAAGGGCTGAAAGACCAACCGCAAAACCATTTCTCGAAGAAGAAAAAAAACTGCAAATTTGGCTATACCGACACAGAGCTACTGCCATGCGTCGAATGAGACCATCGAACCGAAGCATCAGAACTGTTTCAAGCATCTTTCGTCAGCAGGATTTATGAGGGAATGTATCTGGTGCACCCACACTTTGTGGTGCTACCGGTGCACCGGATGCCATAGAACATCTTAAAAAATATGAAAAAAATTGAGCATGTTAACACAAAATCAATGTATGATGACACCAAATTTTGTTACAAAATTTGAAATATGTTttgagatacaaaaatgacaaattttACATCAGTGTGATAATGGGCCAAATCTAAAGCCCAAGTTATGTTATGTACTATTCAGTGTTGGATTTGtcatttttttaatttatgtTTCGAATTTTGACTTGAAATTTTGTGACAACCTACATTGATGTTGTGTGAATGTgctatttttttagaattttttgaacaTTTTAAAATCGCAACGTGAGTTTGGTGCACCGGTAGCACCACAAGCTCCGGTGCACCAGATATTTTCCCAGATTTATGAACCTCTCGATGAAGAATGAGTTTCTTGTCCTAGCTATTTCACCCAAATGAACGAACTGGAGCGCCATTCTGCAGATGCAACTCTCTGTTGGCTCAGTTCAACCATGACCTTCAGTGTACTCCTCGACCAGTAGACAGAATGGGAAAATACCAGCCGAACTGTACCCAACAGAGGACAGGGAAGCCTCTACAAATCTATAGCAACAACCCGAGAGCGCAAACAGTACATGAAAATAAATCAACAGCTGACAGCACCTAACATCCAACAGGTGAAATGCTCAAATATCTCACTATGACTAGTCAGCACTGTTCCAATAAAAAAGCAGGCAAACAAACTGAGATTCAATACAGTACCACAAGGTAAAAATCTTTTTTTAGGGGAATCCGAGAGTTAACTTCCACCATATATTATGACAATGCATACAGGTAATTTTGAGTAGTTTCAGCTGCCCACGTGACCGGCCCGTCGAAACATAACAGAACAGGCTAGTCATAAATACAGAAGTCCTGAAGACCGAGCAGTCACCACACAAGGCAGAATAATGATATGAGTAATAAAACTGCCTAAGAAAAGCACTGCCACTGCTTGAACAAACCTGATCAAGTCCTTGAGGCTTCTTAGGTGTCACATACAGAGGAAATCCAGACATGTATAAAATATATTAGGATAAGAACAAAATTGTTGATTGATGTCAAACAAGAATACATACTGTACTTGTTTAACACTCCAGCATAGTTGACACATGTTTTACAGTTGTGATAGGCTGATAGCTATCTTTCAGTACTTCAAACTAAGATACAGAGAAGACATCTGCTACCAAATGTATCCGACTTCAGGTGGATCCAATCATCCACTACATACCATGTGAAGATCACATATCACAATAAATGAATCATGCAATTAAATAAAAAGGTCCTACAAGAAACGAGATCATTCCAGTTTAGACTGCGAGATAAAAGGGTCCTACAAGAAACGAGATTATTCCAGTTTAAATGCAAATCCTTACTCAAAAGTCAAAACTCATCATGTCCTTCAGGCTTCTCAAGTGTCACTTACAGCAGAGCTAGGTTATGCATTTGATAAAGTACACTAGGATAACCCAATGACAGAATTGTCAATTCGTGTCATACAAGATACTTACTAGTCGTTTAACACTTCAGTATTGTCTCCACGTGCTCTAGAGTTTTGGTGCTTCTATCTTTCAGTACTTAAAACTAGCATACAGAGAGGGCATCTGTTACCAAAGGTCTCCTATTTCAGGTGGATCCAGCATCCGCTACAGACTTCAAAAACTATAGAGCCTTGACAGCATTATCTGATTCCAAAAGAAATACCTTAACACATACTCCCTCTGTCGGccttatgggacggagggagtagattgtTTCATTGTTGACTGGAGGTAAACAAAAGCATCAAGTCCATATTGTTAAAAAAACAGGACCCATACATCCAGTCCATACTAAGATGATATACAAATGCAGAAGTTGCAACAAAAACAACACATTCTTAAAGAGGGACGAATTTAGATAAAAAAGACAGCAATAATGGTTCAACAAAACGATCATAATATCCATGATTTAAGTAGCAGGGTGTTACAACTGCATATGCTGCTAACTGCCATGAATATACGCAAGTACACAAAGGCAAGTTCAGTCACAAAGTTACTGCAATAGTCAGGACATAGTGCTCAAGAGCCAATAGAAACTATCAGAAATTCATAAATGTCTACCCCAGTCACTGCTGCCCCAGTTCAAGACCTATCTCAAATATTATCAGAAACATGGACAATTATGAAGCTGCAGTATGCAGCAGCCAGGCCATTCAACTTCACATTCAGATCCAAGTTAATATAAAACACAGCTGCATAGACATTTAGTACCCATCCGCCAATGATTCTGAGAACAAGGGAACATGTGGATAAAAAGGAGTCTTGTGGCCACAGACAGGCCATTCAGCTTTACACTCAGAACCAAGTTCACGTATAAAACAACGCCCCATTGAATCCATGTCGTATGACATTAGTGTCCTCTCGTCTCCACCGACTATAAAAAGCAAACTGCGTTCTGGATGGATTGAAATAACACTATAATTATTTGCATACTATGAATACTCTGTTTCGAACAACTACAAGTGGCTCACATTGTGCTTCAAGGTCCATTTTCCTGTAGCGTAGTCCTCAAGAATCCAGATTGATAGTTTAGAACGATCAGAATCAGCAAAATACACCCGTCCCTGAGATGTAAATATGCCATTGGTATCATCAACATAGTCCGGCCGCTCAGGAATAGGAACAAGCCACCAATTATCTCCTTCCACATCGACAGCCACTATTAGATTATAATCTGCCGCCAAATTTAGGACCCCATTTAAAAATGAGCTTACTGAATGCTTGGGTATCGCAAATGGACCCTGCTTAACTGTTTGATATTTCCAAACTCCAGCTTTGGACGAGTAAATTGCTAGTGTGTGGATGCGTCGATAAAAATCGTCGTCTTGCTCGTCCTCGGGTACACCCCACGCCTCCTCATCTATGAACTCGAATACATGGAAGTGGGAAGTAACGGCCGGGTCAAATCCGAGGCGAGCGACGCCCACCTTGCTGGGCCATTCGGTGGCAGGCACGGACACCCATTTCTCAGTGGTGGGATTGCAAACAACATAATCCAATTTCAGGGGATCAGCAGCCTTCCAGCAGCGGCAGAGGAGGAGGCCATTGCAGGCGTCCAAGATGTCAAGGCTCCCGCAATTGGGCAGGAATGATAGTGAGGGGTCGACTAGAGGATAATATTCCCGCGACAGATTGGTAAAATAACGAGCCTTCCTGGGGGAGCGGCATTCGTTGTAACCTTCGTAGAAGAAGCCGACGACGGACTGCGGCATCTTCTTTCGGTGGTGGCGGTGGTAGATGAGGTCGCGCCAACGCTTGGAGACGCACTTGCAGCAGCATGTGGACTTGTACGGCAGGCGCGAGATGATGTCAGCGAGGATGTCGTCGGTGAGCGTGGCCATTGGGTCGCTCCCCTCCATacccttcttcttcttgttggagCGGCCGATCTGATGAGATGGGGGACGGAGAGATTAGGAATTTATCCCCTGGCGTTGAGGCAAGCATGGGAAGAGAGGACGTACCACTACCAGATGCATGGACGTCTGCGCCGGCGAGGGCGTCTGCGCCGGCGAGCGAGAGTTTGGTTTGGGTGTGCGCAGCCGCCAGATGATAATGCGGCGGAGGTCGGGAGTGAAGACGATGCACGATGGGGGGTGAGGAGTGAGGAGTGAAGGTTGGGCCGGCGAGCGAgggtttggtttgggtggctgtTTCTTTCATTTTCGCTTGAATGGGCCGCGTCGGGCGAAATGCTCTTGTCCCTCAAAAAACAAGTTGTAAAATTCTCACCATCTTAAAACAAAAGATGTAAAATGCTCTCTCAAATTGCCGTAAATATGCTCTCTAGAAAACAAATAGTACATTTTCATTTTTCTTCTTGTAACTAAATGTTACAGTATATTCTAAAATAAATAAATGCTACAGCAAAAAGGTATCTCGCTTGAATGGGCCACATCGGTGAGGTAGTCGGAGAAGTCCGAGTAGGAGGAGATGTTCATCACCACCCTCCTCCTGTTAGAGGCCAGAGGAGCCAGCGCCATGGTTGTTGGCGGTGAGACAACTCCACGTtatcttctccacctcctcatcatcatcatagggGAAGCTCATCGAGCACGTGGAACATCTCCTCACGCTCGGCTTAGAGGCGGGCGAGTTGGTCCTCACTCGCGCTCCATTGTGCTCATGCTGTACAGACTTGAGGTAGGATTAGTTCTCGGTGAGGAGCTATGGGTCCACTTGGAGGAGCTTTGCCATAAAGGCGTCGTCAATGCACTCAGCCGCGAGTTGTGCCTCAACCGTGCGGTTTTCCCTCTATAGCCAACAGACGACCCTAGTGGGAGGTGCGAGGACTATCACGGCAGGGAAGTTGAGTGTCCCTCAACTCTTGAGTATCGAAGCATTGTGGCGCCATATGCGCTCTCCATCCtccctggtgatgaacatgtgaAGCCACAAGCGCGCGTAGGTGTCCCTGTTATGGATCTATGCTGCCCACTTGCCCCTTGGTTTTTGCCCGACGTCGCGATATATAGCTCGGGTATGGCGGCGGCGGGAAGGAGCTCAGGCTCGGACTAGTGTGGCGAGGAGCTCGTTGGTGATGCAGTAGGGAGCTTGTAGGAGGCGTAGTAGGGAGGTCGGTGATGTGCTCTGGATGACCAAAATCGATGTCGATGGCCAGCTTGAGTTGGAAAATGCCGGCACCGAGCTCGGTGAATGGCTGAAGGGTGGCAAGAGGACAGC
The Aegilops tauschii subsp. strangulata cultivar AL8/78 chromosome 3, Aet v6.0, whole genome shotgun sequence genome window above contains:
- the LOC109783481 gene encoding F-box protein At5g07610-like gives rise to the protein MATLTDDILADIISRLPYKSTCCCKCVSKRWRDLIYHRHHRKKMPQSVVGFFYEGYNECRSPRKARYFTNLSREYYPLVDPSLSFLPNCGSLDILDACNGLLLCRCWKAADPLKLDYVVCNPTTEKWVSVPATEWPSKVGVARLGFDPAVTSHFHVFEFIDEEAWGVPEDEQDDDFYRRIHTLAIYSSKAGVWKYQTVKQGPFAIPKHSVSSFLNGVLNLAADYNLIVAVDVEGDNWWLVPIPERPDYVDDTNGIFTSQGRVYFADSDRSKLSIWILEDYATGKWTLKHNVSHL